A window of Tautonia plasticadhaerens contains these coding sequences:
- the tyrS gene encoding tyrosine--tRNA ligase, protein MRPADEQLELLRRGIDAITPEAEFVKKLEHSARTGNPLRVKYGIDPTGIDVHLGHTVPLRKLRQFQDLGHTAVIIIGDYTALVGDPSGRSDHRAGLTKEQVDANARDYLAQVGKIVDLSRAEVRRNGEWFGSWTFLDVLDLTRRMTIGQVSARDDFAQRIRGEKPVYLSECLYPLMQGWDSVEIRADVELGGTEQLFNLLVARDLQQEEGQLPQVAMTMPILVGTDGTQRMGKSLGNYIGVAEPPETQFGKLMSIPDGPMRQYFTLLTDFPLAEVDALLGPGFNPRDAKEVLGKAVVSQYHGTEAAEAAALAFRRRAAGEDPVEIPEAPLGRDQLDADGRIAPPKLLVALKLESSTSNARRVIEQGGVTIGPDRSPVTDPRGPIAVEDGLIVRVGKRKIARVRLA, encoded by the coding sequence ATGCGACCCGCCGACGAGCAACTGGAACTCCTCCGACGGGGGATCGACGCGATCACCCCGGAGGCCGAATTCGTCAAGAAGCTGGAGCACTCCGCCCGCACCGGCAACCCCCTGCGGGTCAAGTACGGCATCGACCCCACCGGCATCGACGTCCACCTCGGCCACACCGTCCCCCTGCGGAAGCTCCGGCAGTTCCAGGACCTCGGGCACACCGCCGTCATCATCATCGGCGACTACACCGCCCTGGTCGGCGACCCCTCCGGCCGCTCCGACCATCGCGCCGGGCTGACGAAGGAGCAGGTCGACGCCAACGCCCGGGACTACCTCGCCCAGGTCGGCAAGATCGTCGACCTCTCCCGGGCCGAGGTCCGCCGCAACGGCGAATGGTTCGGCTCCTGGACGTTCCTCGACGTGCTCGACCTCACCCGGCGGATGACCATCGGCCAGGTCTCCGCGCGGGACGACTTCGCCCAGCGGATCAGGGGCGAGAAGCCCGTCTACCTCTCCGAGTGCCTCTATCCGCTCATGCAGGGCTGGGACTCCGTCGAGATCCGCGCCGACGTCGAGCTGGGCGGCACCGAGCAGCTCTTCAACCTGCTCGTCGCCCGGGATCTCCAGCAGGAGGAGGGCCAGCTCCCCCAGGTGGCCATGACCATGCCCATCCTCGTCGGCACCGACGGCACCCAGCGGATGGGCAAGAGCCTGGGCAATTACATCGGCGTCGCCGAGCCCCCCGAGACGCAGTTCGGCAAGCTGATGAGCATCCCCGACGGGCCCATGCGCCAGTACTTCACCCTGCTGACCGACTTCCCCCTCGCCGAGGTCGACGCCCTGCTCGGCCCCGGCTTCAACCCCCGGGACGCCAAGGAGGTGCTCGGCAAGGCGGTCGTCTCCCAGTACCACGGGACCGAGGCCGCCGAGGCCGCCGCGCTGGCCTTCCGACGCCGGGCCGCCGGGGAGGACCCCGTGGAGATTCCCGAGGCCCCCCTCGGCCGAGACCAGCTCGACGCCGACGGCCGGATCGCCCCGCCGAAGCTCCTCGTCGCCCTGAAGCTCGAATCCAGCACCTCCAACGCCCGACGGGTCATCGAGCAGGGGGGCGTCACCATCGGACCCGACCGCTCCCCCGTCACCGACCCGAGGGGGCCGATCGCCGTCGAGGACGGCTTGATCGTCCGCGTCGGCAAGCGGAAGATCGCCAGGGTGAGGCTCGCATAA
- a CDS encoding Gfo/Idh/MocA family protein, translated as MAEHGIGLVGCGMIAEYHTRAINEIPGSRVVAVFDQVPGRGDKIVGMAEEGEVAIYDDLDRMLAHPGLDVVSVCTPSGAHRDPAVAAAKAGKHVIVEKPLEITLPRCDAVIDACDAAGTRLCTIFPSRYSSANARLKEAIELGRFGRLTLGDTYIKWWRTQEYYDSGGWRGTWALDGGGALMNQSIHNVDLLAWLMGDVETVTALTATLAHERIEVEDTAVAAVRFKNGALGVIEAATSAYPGLSKRIEIHGDRGSARIEQDDITLWEFQEKVPSDNDVLAAMAKVGATGGGSDPRGITHEGHRQQLSDFLAAIDEDRPPFVDGREGRKSVEIIRAIYKSAEQGGTPVTLPLQDD; from the coding sequence ATGGCGGAACACGGCATCGGACTCGTCGGCTGCGGCATGATCGCCGAGTACCACACCAGGGCGATCAACGAGATTCCCGGCTCGCGCGTCGTGGCCGTCTTCGACCAGGTGCCGGGGCGTGGGGACAAGATCGTCGGCATGGCCGAGGAGGGCGAGGTCGCCATCTACGACGACCTGGACAGGATGCTCGCCCACCCCGGCCTCGACGTGGTCAGCGTCTGCACCCCCAGCGGCGCCCACCGGGACCCGGCCGTCGCCGCCGCGAAGGCGGGCAAGCACGTCATCGTCGAGAAGCCGCTGGAGATCACCCTGCCGCGCTGCGACGCCGTCATCGACGCCTGCGACGCCGCCGGGACGCGGCTCTGCACGATCTTCCCCTCGCGTTACTCCTCGGCCAATGCCCGGCTCAAGGAGGCGATCGAACTGGGGCGGTTCGGCCGTCTCACCCTGGGGGACACTTATATCAAGTGGTGGCGGACCCAGGAGTACTACGACTCCGGCGGCTGGCGCGGCACCTGGGCCCTCGACGGCGGCGGCGCCCTGATGAACCAGTCGATCCACAACGTGGATCTCCTCGCCTGGCTGATGGGGGACGTGGAGACGGTCACCGCCCTGACCGCCACCCTCGCCCACGAGCGGATCGAGGTCGAGGACACGGCCGTCGCCGCCGTCCGGTTCAAGAACGGCGCCCTCGGCGTCATCGAGGCCGCCACCAGCGCCTACCCCGGCCTCTCCAAGCGGATCGAGATCCACGGCGATCGCGGCTCCGCCCGGATCGAGCAGGACGACATCACCCTCTGGGAGTTCCAGGAGAAGGTCCCCAGCGACAACGACGTCCTCGCCGCCATGGCCAAGGTCGGCGCAACCGGGGGCGGTTCAGACCCCCGGGGCATCACCCATGAGGGCCATCGTCAGCAGCTCTCCGACTTCCTCGCCGCCATCGACGAGGACCGCCCCCCCTTCGTCGACGGCCGCGAGGGCCGCAAATCCGTCGAGATCATCCGAGCCATCTACAAGTCGGCCGAGCAGGGCGGCACACCGGTCACCCTGCCGCTCCAGGATGACTGA
- a CDS encoding type II toxin-antitoxin system HicA family toxin translates to MSGWKKTLGRVLRGTADANLRFDEVCSVLKCLGFSERIKGDLHIFTRDGVEEILNLQSRDGNAKPYQVKQVRDVIVRYRLAGDTDDEQPSL, encoded by the coding sequence ATGAGCGGTTGGAAGAAAACGCTCGGCCGAGTCCTCCGGGGAACCGCCGATGCAAACCTCCGCTTCGATGAAGTATGCTCGGTGCTCAAGTGTCTCGGGTTCTCGGAGCGGATCAAAGGCGATCTCCACATCTTCACCCGCGATGGCGTCGAGGAGATCCTCAACCTCCAGTCCCGGGACGGGAACGCCAAGCCGTATCAGGTCAAACAAGTCCGGGACGTGATCGTCCGATACCGACTGGCAGGGGACACCGATGATGAACAGCCCTCGCTATGA
- a CDS encoding type II toxin-antitoxin system HicB family antitoxin, with product MNSPRYEIIIYWSEVDQAFIAEVPELAGCASDGSSYQEALAAVEVVIGEWIETARALGRPIPEPRGRLVHA from the coding sequence ATGAACAGCCCTCGCTATGAGATCATCATCTACTGGAGTGAGGTCGACCAGGCATTCATCGCCGAGGTCCCCGAGCTTGCCGGTTGCGCGTCGGACGGCAGTTCCTATCAGGAGGCCCTCGCCGCGGTCGAGGTCGTCATCGGCGAATGGATCGAGACGGCCAGGGCACTGGGCCGACCGATCCCCGAGCCCCGTGGCCGGCTGGTGCACGCCTGA
- a CDS encoding lysophospholipid acyltransferase family protein: protein MFPKRSRARRRNQVVDYAAYLGVRLIVFLAQRLTIRQSYALADAIAALVYKIDKRHRAVAMENLRLAYGEEYTEEQRDEIVRGVYRHFLRMVMEMLHIPRMLRLTTWRKFITLKGTEDVLERLLKGGPMIMLTGHYGNWEMAGYMFGAFGFPPHSVARTLDNPHLDRFIRSFREETGQKMIAKKGGSEAMIDVLASGGLLSMLADQDAGPKGLFVPFFGRPASTFKAIALLAIEYNAPIVVGGARRIGDDFRYVVELEEVIEIDPEDASPDLIPELTRRYTAALERMVRRDPTQYLWLHRRWKHQPQPKRTKHRAA from the coding sequence ATGTTCCCCAAGCGATCCCGAGCCAGGCGTCGCAACCAGGTCGTCGACTACGCCGCGTATCTCGGCGTCCGGCTGATCGTGTTCCTCGCGCAGCGGCTGACGATCCGCCAGTCCTACGCCCTGGCCGACGCCATCGCCGCCCTCGTCTATAAGATCGACAAACGGCATCGGGCGGTGGCGATGGAGAACCTCCGCCTCGCCTACGGCGAAGAGTACACCGAGGAGCAACGCGACGAGATCGTCCGGGGAGTCTACCGCCACTTCCTCCGGATGGTGATGGAGATGCTGCACATCCCCCGGATGCTCCGCCTGACCACCTGGCGGAAGTTCATCACCCTCAAGGGCACCGAGGACGTGCTGGAGCGACTGCTCAAGGGGGGGCCGATGATCATGCTCACCGGCCATTACGGCAACTGGGAGATGGCCGGCTACATGTTCGGCGCCTTCGGCTTCCCGCCCCATTCGGTGGCCCGGACGCTGGACAATCCGCACCTCGACCGCTTCATTCGCTCCTTCCGGGAGGAGACCGGCCAGAAGATGATCGCCAAGAAGGGGGGCTCCGAGGCGATGATCGACGTGCTCGCCTCCGGAGGGCTGCTGTCGATGCTCGCCGACCAGGACGCCGGGCCCAAGGGCCTGTTCGTCCCCTTCTTCGGCCGCCCGGCCTCGACCTTCAAGGCCATCGCCCTGCTGGCGATCGAGTACAACGCCCCCATCGTGGTCGGCGGCGCCCGTCGCATCGGCGATGACTTCCGCTACGTCGTCGAGCTGGAGGAGGTCATCGAGATCGACCCCGAGGACGCCTCCCCCGACCTCATCCCCGAGCTGACACGACGCTACACCGCCGCCCTGGAGCGGATGGTCCGCCGGGACCCCACCCAGTACCTCTGGCTCCACCGCCGCTGGAAGCACCAGCCCCAACCGAAGCGGACGAAGCACAGGGCGGCCTGA